ACTGCACACAAAATCACATTGAGTATTTGATAATCCCACCTTTGGCAAGGTGCAGGCAAAAAATTATCTGACACAGTCATGTCACACTGTATCATCACAGCTATATCAGACATCTACAATGTCATATGATCTACATTGAAAAGCATAAGGCCAGAGACaaccagctccagcctggaaCATAGTCAAGTCAACGGAGCAACCATTGGCTGAGCCCATTCTGAGGTCACAATCTCTTGTGAACAGGcttaaaaagaaaggatatCCTCAAGCAGCATTGTGTAGCTTTGTGATGCAAAAGGACAGAGCTGATCAAGAGATGAACTGAGCACATACCCATTGCTGCAGAGCGCAGAAGACATCCAGgagcctctgcctgctgctcatTCCTGGGCTGCGTGTCCTTGGTGGGAGAGGGGTACCAGGTATCTTCCAAACAGACCTACCTTTCCTTTGAGATGGTGAATTATTATAAAGTTCTTGGTCTGCAAAGAAGTGCATCACAGGACGACATTAAGAAAGCCTTCCACAAACTGGCACTACAATGGCATCCTGATAAGAATCCCAGCAACaaggaggaagcagaaaagaACTTCAAGGCAGTCGTCGAGGCATACAATGTTTTGTCTGACCCTCAGAAACGATTGGTCTATGACAAATCTTTTAAGGAGAGCAGATCCCACAGACCAAGTAGTGCCACAGGGCGTCATAATGTCGTCTTTGGTTTCCCTTGTGTATTCCATGACTTCAAAAACCTCTTTAAGGTCTTTGAAGGAGAGGATCCCTTTGACCCTTTCGTCAATTTTAGAAGTACTGGCAAAAACTTTATGAATTCTTCTAGACCACAGAATTCATCCACTCCCAACAAGCAGCCCACCTCCTCTGCTGAGGACAGAGCTGCGTTCTATAGCATCACGTCACT
This window of the Colius striatus isolate bColStr4 chromosome 15, bColStr4.1.hap1, whole genome shotgun sequence genome carries:
- the DNAJB8 gene encoding dnaJ homolog subfamily B member 8, which codes for MVNYYKVLGLQRSASQDDIKKAFHKLALQWHPDKNPSNKEEAEKNFKAVVEAYNVLSDPQKRLVYDKSFKESRSHRPSSATGRHNVVFGFPCVFHDFKNLFKVFEGEDPFDPFVNFRSTGKNFMNSSRPQNSSTPNKQPTSSAEDRAAFYSITSLVIIRNGKETIYVEDNGQRKSVRINGVDHMKL